In [Clostridium] cellulosi, one genomic interval encodes:
- a CDS encoding hypothetical protein (Family membership), with protein sequence MEAVLSLPINAIALDNEEMEYVDGGYSISKISNGYLIRLSSRECGDLSALIAGGTSVTTAIATVIPVAGPAIAAGLAAGFGLWGTYLWICSNHNGMYILANKSHVPFGFIIAW encoded by the coding sequence ATGGAAGCAGTATTATCATTGCCTATCAATGCGATTGCACTTGATAATGAAGAGATGGAATATGTTGACGGAGGTTACTCAATATCAAAAATTTCGAACGGTTATTTAATACGTCTTTCATCAAGGGAATGCGGTGACCTTTCAGCTCTTATAGCAGGAGGTACTTCCGTTACAACAGCAATTGCCACTGTTATACCAGTCGCCGGTCCAGCAATTGCTGCTGGTCTTGCTGCTGGATTTGGACTGTGGGGCACATACTTGTGGATATGCTCAAATCATAATGGGATGTACATTCTTGCAAATAAAAGTCATGTTCCTTTTGGCTTTATTATTGCTTGGTAA
- a CDS encoding putative membrane protein (Hypothetical protein) has product MEAVLSLPINAIALDNEEMEYVDGGGTVKITLSKQFIGSLIAEVGVAGLTIALDAVGDSIATAIELGTAGSATLAVGAFIIFWNSAVGTAAKFIAGYVIGSTYNGPSYTIQFSNG; this is encoded by the coding sequence ATGGAAGCAGTATTATCATTACCTATTAATGCGATTGCACTTGATAATGAAGAAATGGAATATGTTGACGGAGGCGGAACTGTAAAGATTACGCTTTCGAAACAGTTTATTGGTTCGTTAATTGCTGAAGTGGGAGTTGCTGGATTAACCATCGCTCTTGATGCTGTCGGCGACTCAATAGCTACTGCAATTGAATTGGGCACAGCAGGTAGTGCTACCTTAGCTGTTGGCGCATTTATTATTTTTTGGAATTCAGCGGTAGGCACAGCTGCTAAATTTATTGCCGGTTATGTAATAGGCAGTACTTATAACGGACCGTCATATACAATTCAATTTAGTAATGGTTGA
- a CDS encoding putative membrane protein (Hypothetical protein), protein MRINKFFKVFFVDALIGILLLFINIIAQKAMNVSLESWIIFLIFILIISFVNSFAFKNGQ, encoded by the coding sequence ATGCGTATTAATAAATTTTTTAAAGTTTTTTTTGTTGATGCCTTAATCGGTATTTTACTTCTATTCATCAATATTATTGCCCAAAAAGCCATGAATGTTTCTTTGGAGTCATGGATTATTTTTCTTATCTTTATATTAATTATCTCATTTGTAAATAGCTTTGCTTTTAAAAACGGGCAATAG
- a CDS encoding putative membrane protein (Hypothetical protein) yields the protein MRERQIHVLLNIRSNKGRIIYEVTNNLISFFSIYFLGIRPSIKNGLKPIYFLCIVPSIVYNLIWYFVGNLRRKSR from the coding sequence ATGAGAGAACGGCAGATTCATGTTTTATTAAATATTCGCAGCAATAAAGGGAGAATCATATATGAGGTTACTAATAATCTCATTTCCTTTTTCAGCATATATTTTTTGGGTATAAGGCCAAGCATAAAAAATGGACTTAAGCCAATATACTTTCTCTGCATCGTCCCTAGTATAGTATATAACCTAATTTGGTACTTTGTTGGCAATTTACGGAGAAAATCACGTTGA
- a CDS encoding bacteriocin ABC transporter (High confidence in function and specificity), whose translation MTNIEIQMCKTARRNGLRRSGSCHSLPNIWKDITITKLRDIAGTDIKGTTVKGLILAAEQLGFIAKAVRVDHDGFLSKYTLPAIAHIITKEGLTHFVVVYKVNKKRVIYADPAKGKVKQDINDFFELFDGVMILLAPTNEFKPEKKSNKSMASKFIKLLKPQKKLFASAIVASVILTILGIVSSFFNKVLVDEILTYNLKNQLAVFCIAFILIALVNVGISATRQQILLYLSQKINIPLLIGYFKHIFSLPVKFFATRKTGDILTRFSDAFTIANVFTGMTLSLAIDIVLALASAVMLFIMNSTLFTVVVVLTLISAALVFIFKHPYKKINLQQMEQQSRLNSQIIDSLRGIETVKAMANEKETLEKIEEKYIASLRIAFREGVLQNAQGSISNITSSVGNMVIMWLGASMVMNSKITLGTLMTFATLSGYFMEPIGRLINLQLSVQEASVAMRRLSEILEVEPEQPDGVMKHKPESLSGDIVVEDVVFRYGARSPVLNGVSLIIPKGKKVALVGESGSGKTTLSKLIMGLWKAENGKITINGYNIDELDLSTLRENIAYVPQNVELFSDTIANNIKYGNKTATYEQITSACRNAGCDSFIDRLPGRYDTFLQEAGADLSGGERQRLALARAFVKEPKILLLDEATSNLDFMSEAKIYDTLFRKMKNTTMLIVAHRLSTIRKCDIIYVMDKGKIVESGSHEELLKKHGAYYKLWASQVGIDEPANELIAASRVEKTDDATEDMSLDDDRDEITY comes from the coding sequence GTGACCAATATTGAAATTCAGATGTGTAAAACAGCACGACGCAACGGACTGCGCCGCAGCGGCTCTTGCCATAGTTTGCCTAACATATGGAAAGATATAACAATAACAAAGTTAAGGGACATCGCTGGAACAGATATTAAAGGAACAACGGTTAAGGGATTAATTCTGGCGGCAGAACAACTTGGATTTATTGCAAAGGCAGTTCGTGTCGACCATGACGGTTTTTTGAGCAAGTATACATTACCTGCAATCGCTCATATAATCACCAAAGAAGGTCTTACTCATTTTGTAGTTGTCTATAAAGTAAATAAAAAAAGGGTTATTTATGCTGATCCGGCCAAAGGCAAGGTAAAGCAGGATATCAACGATTTTTTCGAATTGTTTGACGGAGTTATGATTTTGCTTGCCCCAACAAACGAATTCAAACCGGAAAAGAAAAGTAATAAGTCTATGGCAAGCAAATTTATCAAACTTTTAAAACCTCAGAAAAAGCTTTTTGCTTCAGCCATTGTGGCCTCTGTTATATTAACCATTCTCGGAATTGTGTCGTCATTTTTCAACAAAGTACTTGTCGATGAGATTCTTACATATAATCTAAAAAACCAGCTTGCTGTATTTTGTATAGCCTTTATTCTAATCGCTTTAGTAAACGTAGGCATTTCAGCCACAAGGCAGCAGATACTTTTATATCTTTCACAAAAAATAAACATTCCATTGCTTATCGGCTACTTTAAACACATCTTTTCTTTGCCCGTTAAATTTTTCGCCACAAGAAAAACTGGTGACATACTTACCCGTTTTTCCGATGCCTTTACTATAGCGAATGTATTTACCGGTATGACCCTTTCACTTGCTATTGATATTGTGCTTGCGCTTGCATCTGCCGTAATGCTTTTTATAATGAACAGTACACTTTTCACTGTGGTTGTAGTTCTAACGCTTATAAGTGCGGCACTGGTGTTTATATTCAAGCACCCTTATAAAAAAATCAATTTGCAACAGATGGAACAACAGTCGCGGTTAAACTCACAGATAATCGACAGTCTTCGCGGTATTGAAACAGTCAAAGCGATGGCAAATGAAAAAGAAACTCTTGAGAAAATAGAGGAAAAATATATAGCGTCGCTTCGGATAGCTTTCCGAGAAGGAGTCCTGCAAAACGCACAGGGTTCAATATCAAACATTACATCATCAGTTGGAAACATGGTTATCATGTGGCTCGGAGCATCCATGGTTATGAATAGTAAAATAACACTCGGTACTCTAATGACCTTTGCAACTTTATCAGGTTATTTTATGGAACCAATCGGCAGATTGATTAATTTACAGCTAAGTGTTCAGGAAGCAAGCGTGGCTATGCGCAGGCTCTCTGAAATTCTGGAAGTTGAGCCTGAACAGCCTGACGGTGTAATGAAACATAAGCCTGAAAGCTTAAGCGGCGATATTGTAGTGGAAGATGTTGTTTTTCGATATGGTGCTCGCTCTCCGGTTTTGAACGGTGTCAGTCTCATAATTCCCAAAGGCAAAAAAGTGGCGCTTGTCGGAGAAAGCGGCTCAGGGAAAACAACGCTGTCAAAGCTTATTATGGGCTTGTGGAAAGCTGAAAATGGCAAAATAACGATTAACGGCTACAATATAGATGAACTTGATCTATCAACGCTTAGGGAAAATATAGCCTATGTACCGCAAAATGTAGAGCTTTTCTCTGATACCATAGCAAACAATATTAAGTACGGGAACAAAACAGCTACGTATGAACAAATCACGAGTGCTTGCAGAAATGCGGGCTGCGATAGCTTCATTGACAGGCTTCCGGGAAGATATGACACATTCTTGCAGGAAGCTGGCGCTGACTTATCAGGTGGTGAACGCCAACGACTGGCACTGGCGCGGGCCTTTGTAAAAGAACCAAAAATTCTGCTGCTTGATGAGGCAACTTCCAATCTTGACTTTATGAGCGAAGCAAAAATCTATGATACACTGTTTAGAAAAATGAAGAACACTACGATGCTGATAGTCGCGCACCGCCTGTCGACTATACGCAAGTGCGACATTATTTATGTTATGGACAAGGGAAAAATTGTTGAAAGTGGAAGTCATGAGGAACTCCTTAAAAAACATGGTGCATACTATAAACTTTGGGCGTCTCAGGTTGGAATCGACGAACCTGCAAATGAGCTTATTGCAGCATCAAGGGTAGAAAAAACGGACGATGCAACTGAGGACATGTCTCTTGATGACGACCGCGATGAGATTACATACTGA
- a CDS encoding hypothetical protein (Family membership) has product MKYYNLSELRDSRLLYDKNPPKFMFYVIGITFLLVAAVVTASIFLHKPYVVKASGIITNGEKSHIIANISGTITKVNLKEGAYVKKGDPLIEFDNVQTKTQVQQADDLIKYYKTQLSLYDKCIMELQKGKNTFNKKDPSQLPFYNTIELARTKMKQYDVSDDEYRAMGYTDDQIKAQQKQNNAQKNSIKLQTISELETQRSQIMNEMSSAQTQRDGYARLLSSYILTAPQSGIVHLSIPVNNGMTLQAGTTIGTIAGGENGSLELETYIEAQDRAKIKTGETVDIAISGISQSDYGTLKGKIQKIDTDATVNQEKGTVTFKAIITPKTTTLTDKHGDKVNIKPGMVAEAHILYEDTTWFNWVLEQIGIKFS; this is encoded by the coding sequence ATGAAGTATTATAATCTCTCTGAGCTTCGTGACAGTCGCCTACTCTATGATAAAAATCCACCTAAGTTTATGTTTTACGTCATTGGTATTACGTTTCTTCTCGTAGCCGCGGTTGTTACTGCTTCCATATTTCTGCATAAACCATATGTTGTAAAGGCGAGTGGAATTATCACAAATGGTGAAAAATCTCATATAATTGCTAATATATCCGGGACAATAACAAAAGTAAATCTTAAGGAAGGCGCCTACGTAAAAAAAGGTGATCCCCTTATAGAATTTGACAATGTGCAGACAAAAACTCAGGTCCAGCAGGCAGATGATCTGATAAAATATTACAAGACACAGCTAAGTCTTTACGACAAATGCATCATGGAGCTTCAGAAAGGTAAAAACACCTTTAATAAAAAGGATCCTTCACAACTCCCTTTTTATAATACGATAGAACTTGCACGCACAAAAATGAAACAGTATGATGTTAGTGACGATGAATATAGAGCAATGGGTTACACTGATGACCAGATCAAAGCGCAGCAAAAACAGAATAATGCCCAAAAGAACAGTATTAAATTACAGACTATATCCGAACTTGAAACACAACGGTCACAAATTATGAATGAAATGAGTTCTGCGCAGACACAAAGGGATGGGTATGCAAGGTTACTTTCTTCCTATATACTTACGGCTCCTCAATCCGGAATTGTCCATCTTTCCATTCCTGTTAACAATGGTATGACCTTGCAGGCAGGTACTACCATTGGTACAATAGCAGGCGGTGAAAATGGTTCTCTTGAACTTGAAACATATATAGAAGCCCAGGACAGAGCTAAAATAAAAACAGGTGAAACTGTAGATATTGCTATTTCCGGAATTTCGCAAAGCGATTACGGCACACTGAAGGGGAAAATACAAAAAATTGATACGGACGCGACGGTCAATCAGGAAAAAGGAACTGTTACCTTTAAAGCAATAATAACACCAAAAACAACAACACTTACCGATAAGCATGGAGATAAAGTAAACATAAAACCTGGCATGGTTGCAGAGGCACATATTCTATACGAAGATACAACTTGGTTTAATTGGGTTCTTGAACAAATCGGAATTAAATTTAGTTGA
- a CDS encoding hypothetical protein (Family membership) gives MSEKLQLRENKALKITNALIYGAPLDAKFDIQRIVYMMQSYIKTKGWQTRGPLITSTSLSKSVEGSGPVLNTKIILQLTKPAESCESPYTFEPLIRVSPCLFVRFTGSVQDLQYASMKASVYAFENDIKLDGSSYTVFVNQNDQYLLADVFMPIRQDVK, from the coding sequence ATGTCAGAGAAATTACAGCTTCGGGAAAACAAAGCCTTAAAAATTACAAACGCATTAATCTATGGGGCACCGCTTGATGCAAAATTCGACATTCAGCGTATAGTTTACATGATGCAGTCATACATAAAAACTAAAGGTTGGCAAACGCGCGGCCCTCTTATAACCTCAACATCACTCTCAAAGAGTGTAGAAGGCAGTGGGCCAGTACTCAACACGAAAATAATTTTACAGCTCACCAAACCTGCTGAAAGCTGCGAATCACCATATACATTTGAGCCGTTAATTCGTGTGTCGCCGTGTCTGTTTGTACGCTTTACAGGCAGTGTCCAGGATCTGCAATACGCCAGTATGAAGGCGTCCGTTTACGCTTTTGAAAATGACATAAAATTGGACGGCAGCAGCTATACAGTTTTCGTAAACCAGAATGATCAGTATCTACTTGCCGATGTCTTCATGCCAATCAGGCAAGACGTAAAATAA
- a CDS encoding hypothetical protein (Family membership) encodes MAYIYKKSFEDCFKKARIAICIFLSIVSLFGLYQVYINYKTYLFSTNNYLFIQVFIFLISLEILFYFSIFLHELGHYLAIKRAGYQIKAFVAGPFVLINNDGHKLLRIRLYGVLTKSGFVLPAFRNKIVDQKSCEKCISDYINFLYGGAYATALLIIIGTLLIFFKSTCVWGLATVIINCVMLINLFRNDKNVLGDIVLANLIKKDKRVFCIAFRNSFWAEFPINSYIVRLCEDFIEDNLSAHQYNESVIAILDSMLIYKIINKQELTKSEAEFKNWIFNDLVYTKCEDQFFQIEFIKLGYKFLLHEYALKKQSMGDYSRFSYLITANVLYNSSKMLKNIDRSIKELFLEHKNFDKRYLRYIHSFSSVLDGCENCQALMKEFIKSIN; translated from the coding sequence ATGGCATATATATACAAAAAATCATTTGAAGATTGCTTTAAAAAGGCAAGAATTGCAATATGTATTTTTTTATCTATCGTTTCATTGTTCGGGTTGTATCAGGTATATATTAATTATAAAACCTACCTTTTTTCAACAAACAACTATCTTTTTATTCAAGTATTCATTTTTCTGATTTCATTGGAAATACTATTTTATTTTTCTATATTTCTGCATGAATTAGGACACTACTTAGCAATAAAAAGAGCGGGCTATCAGATTAAAGCATTCGTTGCTGGGCCATTTGTTTTGATAAACAATGACGGCCATAAGCTACTGAGAATCAGACTTTATGGTGTACTTACGAAAAGCGGATTTGTTCTGCCGGCTTTCCGTAATAAAATTGTCGATCAAAAAAGCTGTGAAAAGTGCATCAGCGATTATATAAATTTTTTATATGGCGGGGCATATGCTACAGCCCTGTTAATCATTATTGGTACCCTTTTAATATTTTTTAAAAGCACCTGTGTGTGGGGCCTTGCGACAGTTATTATTAATTGTGTAATGTTAATTAATTTATTCAGAAATGATAAAAATGTACTCGGTGACATTGTCCTTGCCAATCTAATAAAAAAAGATAAGCGTGTATTCTGCATAGCTTTTCGTAACTCTTTTTGGGCCGAATTTCCAATAAACAGTTACATCGTTAGACTTTGTGAAGATTTTATTGAGGATAATCTATCAGCACATCAATATAACGAATCGGTTATAGCTATACTTGACAGCATGTTAATCTATAAAATTATAAATAAACAAGAACTAACAAAGAGTGAAGCTGAGTTTAAAAACTGGATTTTTAATGATTTAGTTTATACGAAGTGCGAAGATCAGTTTTTCCAGATTGAATTTATCAAGCTGGGTTATAAATTTTTGCTCCACGAGTATGCTTTAAAAAAGCAGTCGATGGGTGATTACAGCAGGTTTTCATATTTAATAACAGCAAATGTACTTTATAACAGCTCAAAGATGTTAAAAAATATTGACCGAAGCATAAAGGAACTGTTTTTGGAACATAAAAATTTTGACAAACGTTATCTGCGATATATTCATTCCTTCTCATCTGTCCTAGATGGCTGTGAAAACTGTCAGGCATTGATGAAAGAATTTATAAAAAGTATTAATTAG
- a CDS encoding putative membrane protein (Hypothetical protein), with translation MDHRLSVWLKLAIIGTGVCVTVIYFLAFPLLGQDIIGDYPEFRSWFWPWLIFLWLTAVPCYIAIVSGWKVVKEIVREHSFCIENAKRLKLISILAAADSALVFIGNIILLLLNMNHPGVILVALLIIFVGIDLAVLFAALSHMVMKATKLREENELTI, from the coding sequence ATGGATCATCGGCTTTCAGTATGGCTGAAGCTGGCTATTATCGGAACTGGCGTTTGCGTTACAGTGATCTATTTTCTTGCCTTCCCACTTTTGGGTCAAGACATAATAGGTGACTACCCAGAGTTCCGCTCGTGGTTTTGGCCATGGCTAATTTTCCTGTGGCTCACTGCTGTTCCATGTTATATCGCCATTGTGAGCGGATGGAAAGTTGTCAAAGAGATTGTACGAGAGCATTCATTCTGTATCGAGAACGCAAAACGCCTAAAACTCATTTCAATCTTGGCGGCTGCTGACTCAGCACTTGTGTTTATAGGAAATATTATTTTACTGCTGTTGAATATGAATCATCCGGGAGTAATTCTGGTAGCGCTGCTGATTATTTTTGTGGGAATTGACTTGGCAGTTTTGTTCGCTGCGCTTTCTCATATGGTTATGAAAGCGACAAAACTGCGTGAAGAGAATGAACTTACTATTTAA
- a CDS encoding hypothetical protein (Family membership) — translation MIVFNIDVMLAKRKMSVTELSERVGITLANMSVLKNGKAKAIKIETLNKICKALNCQPGDILEWRDTDTDN, via the coding sequence ATGATTGTTTTTAATATAGATGTCATGCTTGCTAAGCGAAAAATGAGCGTGACTGAGCTTTCGGAACGGGTTGGAATTACGCTTGCGAATATGTCTGTTCTGAAAAATGGAAAAGCAAAAGCTATCAAAATCGAAACGCTGAATAAAATCTGTAAGGCGCTGAACTGTCAGCCCGGCGATATTTTGGAATGGAGAGACACTGATACAGACAATTGA
- a CDS encoding putative membrane protein (Hypothetical protein): MEAVLSLPMNAIALDNEEMEYVNGGANIQFTITKSVLNAAVGVGATAAATAALAAAGITGGVAAAIVPGLAGIIGACVANKFFPSSVTFNYPCNGSVYILLFAISGFDGKITLGM, encoded by the coding sequence ATGGAAGCAGTATTATCATTGCCTATGAATGCGATCGCACTTGACAATGAAGAGATGGAATATGTTAATGGCGGTGCAAACATTCAATTTACAATTACAAAGAGTGTCCTTAATGCTGCTGTCGGTGTTGGAGCTACTGCGGCTGCAACAGCAGCCTTGGCGGCGGCTGGAATTACAGGAGGTGTAGCCGCAGCAATTGTTCCGGGACTTGCTGGCATTATAGGGGCATGTGTAGCAAACAAATTTTTCCCAAGTTCAGTCACATTTAATTATCCTTGTAACGGAAGCGTATATATTTTGTTGTTTGCAATTTCCGGATTTGATGGCAAAATCACTTTAGGTATGTAA
- a CDS encoding hypothetical protein (High confidence in function and specificity) translates to MLKKYRIGFDFWGLLLFLISMIPNILWFAIPAPNDILRTDSSTKPIDAVASVCQVLMVVTLCIVVNREKKKMAFSPIIIAVLLCCLAYFVCWGCYYAGAINPVVILGLTIPPCIAFLLLSIERKNVIAVIPIVLFTVCHLIYAVINFLI, encoded by the coding sequence GTGTTAAAGAAATATAGAATAGGATTTGATTTTTGGGGATTATTGTTGTTTTTGATAAGTATGATACCCAACATACTGTGGTTTGCGATACCTGCGCCAAACGATATTCTTCGTACAGATTCATCTACCAAACCGATAGATGCGGTAGCGTCGGTGTGTCAGGTACTGATGGTTGTCACGCTATGTATTGTTGTAAATAGAGAAAAGAAAAAGATGGCTTTTTCACCAATAATTATCGCGGTATTACTTTGCTGCCTTGCCTATTTTGTGTGTTGGGGTTGCTATTATGCAGGGGCTATAAACCCAGTCGTCATATTAGGGCTTACGATTCCGCCATGTATTGCATTTTTATTATTATCAATAGAACGAAAGAATGTGATCGCGGTTATTCCGATTGTTCTATTCACCGTATGCCACTTAATATATGCAGTAATTAATTTTCTTATATGA
- a CDS encoding putative membrane protein (Hypothetical protein) has translation MEAVLTLPMNAIDLDIDEMEYVDGGGTFTLTLKRDFLRDVATASCSAICGIICGIIGSACGPVYGSLIGGSLGAALGWIIGGSLSRKYINKDITLKIWIPFGSCSFTIN, from the coding sequence ATGGAAGCAGTATTAACTTTACCTATGAACGCGATTGATCTCGACATTGACGAGATGGAATATGTTGATGGGGGTGGAACATTTACCTTAACACTTAAGAGAGATTTCCTTCGAGATGTAGCAACTGCATCATGCTCTGCAATATGTGGCATTATTTGTGGAATTATAGGAAGCGCTTGTGGCCCCGTTTATGGAAGTTTAATAGGCGGCTCTCTTGGAGCTGCACTAGGCTGGATAATTGGTGGCAGTTTGTCAAGAAAGTATATAAATAAAGACATCACTTTGAAGATTTGGATACCGTTTGGAAGCTGTTCATTTACGATAAATTGA
- a CDS encoding putative membrane protein (Hypothetical protein), with translation MKNKSLKIISALIAFIAYIVIAIIISETIFKKYNVNSVLQSVIIGIIAGIVVFIYLRITRHFKK, from the coding sequence ATGAAAAATAAATCTTTAAAAATAATTTCTGCTTTAATAGCCTTTATTGCTTACATTGTTATTGCCATAATAATTTCAGAAACTATATTTAAAAAATACAATGTCAATAGTGTACTTCAATCCGTAATTATTGGTATTATTGCAGGAATTGTAGTTTTTATTTATCTAAGGATAACTCGTCATTTTAAAAAATAG
- the ynbB gene encoding putative protein YnbB (High confidence in function and specificity) — protein sequence MEQSFFKFDKRIESAAEVALNLCSAPFEEIEKTARFNSMKVLSAFAKNKVSEAHFAGSTGYGYDDRGRETLDNVFADAFGAEAALVRHNFVSGTHAITTALFGVLRPGDIMLACTGKSYDTLDEVIGLRGKGMGSLMEYGVIYRQVDLKDGEPDLEGIKAALSEQLKNGTPVKMAYIQRSRGYSLRPSLTIAKIREVADLVKSVSPETAIVVDNCYGEFVEREEPTQAGADLIIGSLIKNAGGGIAETGGYIAGRRDLVELASYRLTAPGAGGEVGATLNQNRNMFKGFFFAPHVTAQALKTAVFASALFELLGFKATPRYNEPRTDIVETIELKNPQALIAFCRGIQSGSPVDSFVSPEPWDMPGYDSKVIMAAGAFTLGASIELSADAPLRKPYAVWMQGGLTFESGMTGVMCAAQALADGGFLK from the coding sequence ATGGAACAAAGCTTTTTTAAATTTGACAAACGAATAGAAAGCGCGGCCGAGGTGGCCCTCAACCTGTGCAGCGCCCCATTTGAGGAGATAGAAAAGACGGCGCGGTTCAACAGCATGAAGGTGCTGTCTGCGTTCGCAAAAAACAAAGTCAGCGAAGCTCATTTTGCCGGTTCAACCGGTTATGGGTATGACGACAGGGGCAGGGAAACGCTCGATAATGTGTTTGCGGACGCCTTCGGGGCAGAGGCTGCCCTTGTCAGGCACAATTTTGTTTCCGGGACGCACGCAATTACGACCGCACTTTTCGGGGTCCTGCGCCCGGGGGATATCATGCTGGCCTGCACGGGCAAATCCTACGACACGCTTGACGAGGTTATCGGGCTTAGAGGCAAAGGCATGGGCTCGCTCATGGAATACGGCGTTATATACCGCCAGGTGGATTTAAAAGACGGCGAACCTGACCTTGAGGGTATTAAGGCGGCTCTGTCTGAACAACTGAAGAACGGCACACCCGTTAAGATGGCTTATATCCAGCGTTCACGCGGATACAGCCTGCGCCCGTCGCTTACCATAGCAAAAATCCGCGAAGTAGCGGATTTGGTCAAATCGGTATCGCCTGAAACGGCTATTGTAGTTGACAACTGCTACGGTGAGTTTGTAGAGCGGGAAGAGCCGACTCAGGCGGGGGCTGACCTTATCATCGGGTCGCTTATCAAAAACGCGGGCGGCGGGATAGCTGAAACCGGCGGATATATTGCCGGCCGCCGGGACCTTGTGGAGCTTGCTTCCTATAGGCTCACTGCTCCCGGAGCGGGCGGAGAGGTCGGTGCGACACTCAACCAGAACCGGAATATGTTCAAGGGCTTTTTCTTTGCGCCGCATGTTACGGCACAGGCCTTAAAAACCGCAGTTTTTGCTTCGGCGCTGTTTGAACTGCTGGGCTTTAAGGCGACGCCCCGCTATAATGAGCCGAGAACGGATATCGTTGAAACAATTGAGCTTAAAAATCCGCAGGCGCTTATCGCGTTCTGCCGCGGGATACAAAGCGGCTCGCCGGTGGATTCCTTTGTATCCCCTGAGCCCTGGGATATGCCGGGATACGACAGCAAGGTTATCATGGCAGCGGGGGCTTTTACACTCGGCGCTTCAATTGAACTGTCCGCTGACGCGCCGCTGCGAAAACCCTATGCTGTTTGGATGCAGGGCGGACTTACCTTTGAAAGCGGTATGACAGGTGTGATGTGCGCTGCCCAGGCGCTTGCTGACGGCGGATTTTTAAAGTAA